A genome region from Methylobacterium sp. FF17 includes the following:
- a CDS encoding L-serine ammonia-lyase, whose product MISAFDLFKIGIGPSSSHTVGPMVAARRFRARTRHLPHLARIRAEIFGSLAWTGRGHGTDAAIFLGLLGHEPQSVDPDAVAGIIAGLTAGKALAPGGPAFDPAADLAFNFTDVLPLHTNGLRFQALDERGAVLDSETYYSVGGGFVVTEAEIAAASRIESACPLPYASAAGLLALCLERGLTIAEVQFANECGSRAPEAVEAGLDAIRDAMFACIDRGLAQDGVLPGGLKVRRRARRLHEDLTAGRRLNTRPPHEIVDWISLYALAVNEENAAGGRVVTAPTNGAAGIVPAVLRYARDFCPDWSEARARDFLLTAAAVGGLIKTRASISGAEVGCQGEVGSAAAMAAAGLAAFLGGSAAQVENAAEIAMEHHLGMTCDPIGGLVQIPCIERNAFGANKALVAASLALRGDGIHRVSLDEVIETMRQTGHDMQAKYKETSLGGLAVNVAAC is encoded by the coding sequence ATGATCAGCGCCTTCGACCTCTTCAAGATCGGGATCGGCCCGTCGAGTTCCCACACCGTCGGCCCGATGGTCGCCGCCCGCCGCTTCCGCGCGCGCACGCGCCACCTGCCCCACCTCGCCCGGATCCGGGCCGAGATCTTCGGCTCCCTGGCCTGGACGGGGCGCGGCCACGGCACCGACGCGGCGATCTTCCTCGGGCTCCTCGGCCATGAGCCGCAGAGCGTCGACCCCGACGCGGTCGCCGGAATCATCGCCGGCCTCACCGCCGGGAAGGCTCTGGCTCCCGGCGGCCCGGCCTTCGATCCGGCGGCGGATCTCGCCTTCAACTTCACCGACGTGCTGCCGCTCCACACCAACGGCCTGCGCTTCCAGGCGCTCGACGAACGCGGCGCCGTCCTCGACAGCGAGACCTACTACTCCGTGGGCGGCGGCTTCGTGGTGACGGAAGCCGAGATCGCCGCCGCGTCGCGTATCGAGTCCGCCTGCCCCCTGCCCTACGCGAGCGCGGCCGGACTCCTGGCCCTCTGCCTCGAACGGGGGCTCACGATCGCCGAGGTGCAGTTCGCCAACGAATGCGGCAGCCGCGCCCCCGAGGCGGTGGAGGCGGGGCTCGATGCCATCCGCGACGCGATGTTCGCCTGCATCGACCGGGGTCTGGCCCAGGACGGTGTGCTGCCCGGCGGACTCAAGGTGCGCCGGCGCGCCCGGCGCCTGCACGAGGACCTGACGGCGGGGCGCCGCCTCAACACGCGGCCGCCGCACGAGATCGTCGACTGGATCAGCCTCTACGCGCTGGCGGTCAACGAGGAGAACGCGGCCGGCGGGCGGGTCGTGACGGCGCCGACCAATGGCGCGGCCGGCATCGTGCCCGCGGTGCTGCGCTATGCCCGTGATTTCTGCCCCGACTGGTCGGAGGCGCGGGCCCGCGACTTCCTGCTCACCGCCGCGGCGGTGGGTGGGCTGATCAAGACCCGGGCTTCGATCTCCGGGGCCGAGGTCGGCTGCCAGGGCGAGGTCGGCTCGGCAGCCGCCATGGCGGCGGCGGGGCTGGCGGCCTTCCTCGGCGGCAGTGCCGCCCAGGTGGAGAACGCCGCCGAGATCGCGATGGAGCACCATCTCGGCATGACCTGCGACCCCATCGGCGGGCTCGTGCAGATCCCCTGCATCGAGCGCAACGCTTTCGGGGCCAACAAGGCGCTGGTGGCAGCCTCCCTGGCCCTGCGGGGCGACGGCATCCACCGCGTCAGCCTCGACGAGGTGATCGAGACCATGCGCCAGACCGGCCACGACATGCAGGCCAAGTACAAGGAGACTTCGCTCGGCGGACTCGCGGTGAACGTCGCCGCCTGCTGA
- a CDS encoding lytic murein transglycosylase, protein MIGSGKRTPWVAAAFVALASLTGGAQAAQCGNSAAGFEAWKQDFAEEARGKASAASLATLMGTSYSTATISADRGQKSFKLSLDQFLAKRGGNTIVSRGRALKAQNAALFDAIEQRYGVPPGPLLAIWGMETGFGAVKGNVNTLSAVATLAYDCRRSAYFTDQLYAALTLVDRGVLNANTRGAAHGEVGHTQFLPRNVLTYGVGGSLDNSSNALNSTANFLKGHGWRAGAGYQPGEPNFAAIQGWNAASVYQRAIALLGQRIDGQ, encoded by the coding sequence ATGATCGGCAGTGGGAAACGGACGCCGTGGGTCGCGGCGGCCTTCGTGGCGCTGGCCAGCCTGACGGGCGGGGCGCAGGCGGCGCAATGCGGCAATTCCGCCGCCGGCTTCGAAGCCTGGAAGCAGGATTTCGCCGAGGAGGCACGGGGCAAGGCGAGTGCCGCCAGCCTCGCGACCCTGATGGGCACCTCCTATTCGACCGCGACCATTTCGGCGGATCGGGGCCAGAAGAGCTTCAAGCTCTCCCTCGACCAGTTCCTCGCCAAGCGCGGCGGCAACACGATCGTGTCGCGCGGCCGGGCCCTGAAGGCCCAGAACGCGGCCCTGTTCGATGCGATCGAGCAGCGCTACGGCGTGCCGCCCGGCCCCCTCCTGGCGATCTGGGGTATGGAGACGGGCTTCGGTGCGGTGAAGGGCAACGTGAACACCCTCTCGGCCGTGGCGACCCTCGCCTATGATTGCCGGCGCTCGGCCTACTTCACCGACCAGCTCTACGCGGCCCTCACCCTGGTGGATCGCGGCGTCCTCAACGCGAACACGCGGGGTGCCGCCCACGGCGAGGTCGGCCACACCCAGTTCCTGCCCCGGAACGTCTTGACCTACGGGGTCGGCGGCAGCCTCGACAATTCGAGCAACGCCCTGAACTCCACGGCGAACTTCCTGAAGGGTCACGGCTGGCGGGCGGGCGCGGGCTACCAGCCCGGCGAGCCGAACTTCGCGGCGATCCAGGGCTGGAACGCCGCCTCGGTCTACCAGCGCGCCATCGCCCTGCTCGGCCAGCGCATCGACGGACAATAA